One Carya illinoinensis cultivar Pawnee chromosome 5, C.illinoinensisPawnee_v1, whole genome shotgun sequence genomic window, GCCTCAATTTCATGAAGCGCAAAGAACAGCTTCAAAGGCATATGGTGAGCTGTGCCTCatgttcaactttttttctccttATATTATTGGTTTGTCTTACATGTTCCTAAGAATGCAAAAGGGGAGTTTGttctcaacaattttttttttttgatcggtaaacaaatttttattgatcaaaagagtaggcaaaagcccaagtatacTGAACATATACAAGAGCGACGCCTAGGCGTGCTAATttagtgatacaagaaattcatgaaatTTCATGCCGTGAAAGTCcattacaatcaaccaatggagtaaaatattgaaaaaaggtttctaagctcatccatcGATCGCTCTTGGTCTTCAAAGCTTGTTGCATTTTTTGTAATGCATTGCATGCCCATGCTCTCAGCTACCTGGTGCTATTTTCCTGTGCTCTGAAATAGTATCAAGGTTATCCTCTGCATCTATTATATTTAGGTTTATTTTTTCTGTATCTATTAGATTTAGGTTTAGCTTGCTAGTGGAGCATGAAAAATTGGGAAATTCTTGTTTAACTAACGTATCCATAATTCTGACTCTTTTTACACTAATATATCTACTTTATTTCATCCAGATGTCTTTCAGTGAGAAAAATCTTGGATATTTTTGGATTGCAAAGCTGGTGTTCAGACTTTGCTAAATCTATGCAAGTTTGGACACCTTCAACTTCTCTGAAGTTGTCTTTACTTTTTAAAGgatattcaaactattttttgttttggcttGGGGAGGCAGGGGTATCCCCAAACATTTTCctaaatttttcattaattcaTGATTGCTAGTATATGTGAACCTCTTTTGATCGTGTCTTCAGCTCTCTTCAGCTCAACTTGAGCACCATATGCAAATTCACACGTGGTTCCAGTATACATGATCCCACAATCTGGGTTGAATTGGCTTAGGATGAAGTGCTAACATGTTGAatgttttttgggatgaaatttttgtTAGGCTTGGTATTGCCTGGGTGATGCCTCGGAGGGTGGTGGATCTATTGACTTGTTGGAGAGGAATTCAGGGTAATTGTCAAATTGCGGCTGTCTGGAAGATGATGCCATTgtgtcttatgtggtgtataTGGAATGAGAGGAATGGATGTTGTTTCAAAAATAGAGAACATTTGTTgggatggattagagatttttttCTTCCATACGTTGTTACATTGGGCATCAGCTATTTAATTGGATGGCACTAGTTTTAATGATTTCCATGCTGCCTTTTCCAACtcttagcttgtaattaggcattttctcttgtatacttcctgtgtacttgggctctATGCCTAATTATGTGGATTGATAAATTTCCTTTCTGATTTCAATTTtgtctatcaaaaaaaattatgtggattGATAAATTTCcttataaaaaactaaataaaaaaaaaatatttggaacGCAATTGGTTCTGTAATGGTTACATATTAATTGATTTTGTGCTTTTGCGATTATATTAAAGTGGTTTCATGGCTGAGACGGTCCATGTTTATATTGTTGGAAATTGGTATTTCTGCATTCATAGATGGAAATCACATTGAGCTTTTTCTACAAGGCATGTAGGTCTCTTCCTTTAGAGGTCTTCCATGGATTTAAATGGTGTTATAACTAAGTAATGCAATGTATTGAGGATCGAATAGGggataagaatttttttttgagtggttacatttcaaattttgttactGTATCTTCTGTTAGtgatttccatttctttttcttgttttctttttcttttcttttctttccttcttcttcttttttttttttttttggcagtcTTAAAGTGTTTtcactatttaatttaattttttatatgcagAGGAAATGTGATCTTAAGCATCCCCCTGGTGATGAGATATACCGAAGTGGTACATTGTCAATGTTTGAGGTAAGTAATTTGTTTGGGTTAATAAGTTTTAGTATCTTATTCTTAATTACATGAGGTGGTTGTAGTCCGTTGCCTTGGAGTCTCCTGCCATATATTAGAGTTCATAATTAAATCCCTGCTTCGTTTTCTACCCCtatgtttttagtttttaaaattcatatcttcttctacttatcaaaaaaaaatcatatcttcttcttcttcttcttcttcttttatttttttttaaatttatcaaaagaaaattcGTATCTTGTTTTTCAATTGGAGATGAtgatatatgataaataatgtGTAATTTGTATATCAGTTGGTATCCTTCTgattgatatttttacaaaagagACCTCATGTTAACGTTTTAAGTAACTATATTGGGTTGAtagtaattttagaaaatccCATCATGTGCTTCATATAATATAGAACAGTTTTCGCTCCCTATTTCTCATCTTCTGttcattattttgtgttttgtaggACCTTACTGTTATATATGCACAGATCCCAAGTTTTTAGTTGattgaactttaaaaaaaaaaaaaaaaaaaatctttgacaCAATGTTTTGGAACAGGTTGATGGCAAAAAGAACAAGGTCTATGGGCAGAATCTGTGTTATTTGGCAAAATTGTTTCTTGATCACAAGACCCTATATTACGATGTTGACCTGTTTCTTTTCTATATTTTGTGTGAATGCGATGAGCGGGGATGCCACATGGTTGGTTATTTTTCCAAGGTAATATTAATACTGCGCATGGTTTTTAATTATTActgctttgtttttttctttctcatctttCAGTGCTGTCTGAGTGAAGTGTCTTTTACCAGTCTCAATGCATGATGGAAGTACTATGACACATATGTATAATTTATCTTGTGTATATCAATTCTATTTCTTGTGTTGACTCTTAACTGCAAATGCATGTAAATGAATTATTGGGTGTTGCAGTTTTTTCTGATATACTTCAACtcccaagttttaaaaattttaatgcaGTATGTTTAATAATGAATGCTGAGTAATTGCTATATTGCAAAGTTAATATATGTTTGCACTTGACTTAGCTCTTTGCAAATCCCAGCATACCCCTGGTTGGGATGGGTACGCCCACCCTGGGTGAGTGTGGCAAGGGCAAAAGATGGAAAAGAAAGAGTAGAGGTTTAGAGTTTATTCTATACATATAACTTTGTTCTATCTAATGTTTTGTGGACTCTGATTCTAGGAGTAAAAGTTGTTTTAAGATATAGTGGTCGTGGCAGTGGAAATTTTGATATTctctttttgaaaatgaaagtttcTGATGGCCTCTTCTCTTGTAGTTGATGACGCTCTGATGTTGAAATGTAGAGACATTTGAGGGCAATGATGTGCTACAACATAGAAAATATGCTAGTCTCCCAgggggtttaggttccatgggtgagtcctaagggctctgcCGTGGAGTGGTCcccatcataaaaaaataataataataagaaaagaaaagaaaaacatagaTTAACCTCTTCACTTTTTGTTGCACTGTTGTTGTGTGTCCATCTTTGATATTTTACGCATCTATAAACCATTTGATCCCTATTTTACAGACTCTCATTGTAGCTAAAGATAATGGATAAGCAGGGGACAATTCTCAATAGAAAGATGAATGTAGCCTTTTCCAAAATCCCTGAAATTCACGTATAGCTATGTATTTTGTGTCTGCTTATCCAGGAAAAGCATTCAGAGGAGTCTTATAATTTAGCGTGCATCCTCACCCTTCCTCCTTATCAACGGAAAGGCTATGGAAAATTTTTAATTGCCTTCTGTAAGTTCTGtgccttttatttaatttatctgGATTTTTTCAGAATCTACTTAATTGTATTTGCTGTTGGCACATCTTAGTTTCTACTTTGCATTTCTTGTCCTGTGTCATGTATTTTTAACCAGAAAGAACTGTTAAATCATTTCTTGTGTGGAGCAGCATATGAACTttctaaaaaggaaaataaagttGGCACGCCTGAGAGGCCCCTTTCTGATCTTGGGCTGTTGAGCTACAGAGGATACTGGACCCGGGTTCTTTTAGACATCTTGAAGAAGCACAAGGGCAATATTTCCATCAAGGTTTGCTTTTGTTTGCATGTTTATTAAGATTAAGACAAATTTTCCTTTGCGGCTCAGTTGCATATATTTCTTCTTTGAAGTTGATTGCTGTGTTCAGACATCCGCCAGAAATTCCTATTGTTCCTGTCATTTTATCAGAAATTAATTTACAGAACTAATATACATAATAATGGTTTTGCGAAAAACTAGGAGCACTGTAAGAGTGGGTCACCATACACTGAAGAGATGAAAAGTCAGGATATGTCTAGGGATATAGTTGAACCTGATGGTTTGCAATATACCAGTGTTGAACCTGATAAGTAAATACAACAAGTACTTCCGAGGGTACGGTGCACGGGACTAGAGTGGGTctgaagggccctgccttggagaggtttcccgacattaaaaaaaaaaaaagaaaatacaacaaGTGTAGATGTTGAGCTTTGACTAATCACTTTTGGCATTATCTTTTTGATGCTTTTCGTATATGTATTTCTGGCGTTATATCTCttggttattattttatgaacacTCTCGAATCCCTTGGTTCTGCTGTTATCACTGTTTCAGTACGCGCTATTGAATCCTATGCTTTTCGCAGGAGCTAAGTGACATGACAGCTATTAAGTCGGAGGATATTTTGAGCACCCTTCAGAGCCTCGAACTGATACAGTACAGGAAAGGGCAGCATGTCATATGTGCTGATCCAAAGGTCTTGGATCGTCATCTAAAAGCTGCCGGTCGTGGAGGTTTAGAGGTTGATGTCAGCAAATTGATTTGGACCCCTTATAAAGAACAAGGTTGATGGCAACAAAGTCAGTCATCCAGATGCTTGCTGCCTGTCTCGACTTGTAACTGACCCTCTCTTGTATAAACTATAGGCTTTAGGGTATGAAACTGGGAGTTTTTGGTGACTTTTTACTGGCATTATTTATGTTATGACACCTTGTATGTATCGACAAAAATGATTAGTATATTCTTACATCTGTAGACCCTAGGCCACAATTGATATATCTTTTTTCAGTTGATTCAAAACTGTTTACTTccatattaaatttgataaagcAAGCTCCTTTCTCCTTGTCTATCACATTCTGTTGCATATTCTCATTTGGCATAAATGTGTAGCCATGAAATAAATCTGCAGGATTCTGAGTTTGGCTTTAGATCCGTGAACGAGGAGTTGTTTATATGCCTTTGCAGCGCCTTGAGAATGGATAAGGGAGAATTTCAACTCATCGAAATATACTGTCCAACCAAACTTATGTTcgttcttttttcctttaaaacgAAAAAAGCTGAAGTTCTAGGTATGAGTTGTTAGAACTTCTTGTCTTGAAAAATAAGGGGTATGACTTGAGCTTTCATGCCCCATGTTACGGAGTTGTTCCCTGTTCCAACACAGCCTACCCGTCGAGACTTGCTTGGTCTGGTGGAGGGTTGTTTCAAGCACTGTTCTTGCTGCATATGCGTCGCAAACCAAGCAGTCAACTCATTCTGCAATCTCACTTTCAGAAAAACGTGATAAATGAGACTAACTTTGCTCGTGGTTCTGGCCATTCATTTGGTATGGTTTTTAAATACTTGATCAAGCATCAATTACCCTATGGATTCCGAGTCGGTGAGACGGTAACTTGATGTCTCAGGCTTGATTTTTGTTATGAGAAACCTCTTTTAAATGGAGTACAAGGACACAAATCTTTTTGGTATTGTTCTAAAACCCATGCAATGAGCATAGATGGACATTAGTATTTTCCAATCACACCAATTGACGAGGTACCATTTAAGTAGCTTCTTATATTAATTAACCACTTAATTAAAATGTTACTCAAAATACGCCGCATCAGTTTCTGTGACTAGAgatgaaaaatatcattttcctttctagtTCAATTTCCATCCCGTTCCGGTGTTCTGAATTCGTTGTTTTTTGCTTCTAGCTTGTTCAAATGAAGACTGTTCTgcctatgcatatatatatatataaataatgttaaatacaatCGTAGAGTACACAAACGACACGCaatccttttaaaaaagaataggatccattatttttttttccatgtgtctcgtatttatttatttttcttaggaGTTGCGTGGCGCTTACGTAATTTacgactataaatataatttctttacttTCAATGATTCCGATTCTAATATTGTAATGTGAACTTTCTTGAAAACCTATTCACCCTTCCTGATACTCTGCTCCTTCTATGACAGTTGTGATGACGGATACATTAATGTTactgaatttcatttttttagtaGTGGACCAATGGTAGCCTTTTCTATTACCATAAAGAAAATACCAAAAGGGAGTAAGTTATAGCCTCTGAGCATACTCTCTGCAGGAGGATCTTATATATGGTGACTTTTCTCATTTATTATGTCAACAAAAGCCTGGATCTACATTAGAACAGTTATGACATAGATCATGATCAGCAGCAGCAAACTGTGCACACAGAATCAAACAATATTCCATATTGGAAAATAAGACCAAAAACATTTACATTtacatttacataatttttcctttcttaGGCATCATATATCTATCTCATCTTCCATTGAAGTTTTATCGTCAAACAGTGGTAGGTTGAAGATGATGCTTAGGATGATGAATCTGTTGAAGCTGTAGAGTTTTCAGTGCTACCCCACCAGATCTCCTCTTCCAAAGATTGTCCACTTCCTCTCCTTGAGGTTTTTGCACCCGCTTGATCACCGGTAATGGAGGATCCAAATCAACGATGCTAGTAGAAACacggttctcgctactatgatTACTCTTGCGCCCAATTGCACCACTCATGTTCACTCGTCTCCGGCTTCGACATCTTACAGTGGTGGCCGGGGCGGTGACAGTGGTGGCAGTAGTGGTTGCGGCAAGGCTTTTACAAGAGAAGAGTTTCATGAGCTTGGAGTACTTGACAGAGTCGttgctgttgctgctgctgctgctgttaGCATTATGTTTGGTGGTGAGAGTGAGTTTTTGAGAGGTAGGGAAGCCAACAACTCTGTTGTTCCTCTTGACCTGACCCATGCAACCGATTTTCGGGGACAAAGGATCGTCAGAGGACACCGAGCGATCTTCCCATTTCGGAAGTATTGCCACATCTTTCATGGAAGTTCTTGAACATAAAATGGGCAAGAATGTAGTTCTTGAATAGAGATGCAGGCCTTGGTGGTGGAAACGATTGTATTCATTGCCCATGTTTCCCTTTTGTCTTCTTTGGTGTTTGGGAGAGAGATGGAACTATAAATATATGGGATGCTGATAAAGAGAGTGAGCTTTTGAGATTGTTTTCTTGGTGAGATCAGAATGGGAATGGGAGAGAGAGGTTAAAGAGAGAGGAGAGCATTGAATCTATCCAAAGCTTCTTAATTTGGTGGTCCAAGCATGGAGAGGGAAGTGTTGATATTATCAAACACTAACAAAATGATGTGTACTCAAGGCAACAATGAGGTTACTCTCTCTGTCCTGTTTACCAAGTCctctttttaaatataactcccAACCAAATGAATAAGACCAAAACAGTATTTGTTGAATACTGATTACTTGTGGACATACAAAGTGGACCATTATTTTTTTGCCACTTTTTGGAGTAGTTGTATATATGATCAGTACATGGTAGAAAAGCTTTTCTataatgttttcattttttgccCTTCTACTTGCAACTTGGTATAAAAATACACATTCCACACTACTAATGTAGAAATAGTCATTGCAAGAAAATTAGACAGTTATTATCActtattttttgggaaaatgattatttcttaCTAAGTAACAATAGTTATTTTTCCAAGAAATAAGTCACAATAACTGTTCAGCTTTCTTATAGTGAGTTGATTTGTAccaaaagattaaaatttcatattgtttTTCCAATTTGACATGTTAATGAGTTGGAAAATATGTCTTTTACAACTCATTAGTATATTCACTACAccgacttataaatataaattttcaacttttctaTTTGCAAGTCAGTATGGACACACTTTTCATACTATTTACACAATAATTTTGATTAGTAAGaggtttaatttttaaat contains:
- the LOC122308939 gene encoding histone acetyltransferase of the MYST family 1, with amino-acid sequence MGSIDTPPTSSAENDSTLTATFSGNRITPESDAMKKRKASILPLDVGTRVMCRWRDGKLHPVKVIERRKMHIGGPNDYEYYVHYTEFNRRLDEWVKLEQLDLDSVETVVDEKVEDKVTSLKMTRHQKRKIDETHVEGHEELDAASLREHEEFTKVKNIATIELGRYEIETWYFSPFPPEYNDCLKLYFCEFCLNFMKRKEQLQRHMRKCDLKHPPGDEIYRSGTLSMFEVDGKKNKVYGQNLCYLAKLFLDHKTLYYDVDLFLFYILCECDERGCHMVGYFSKEKHSEESYNLACILTLPPYQRKGYGKFLIAFSYELSKKENKVGTPERPLSDLGLLSYRGYWTRVLLDILKKHKGNISIKELSDMTAIKSEDILSTLQSLELIQYRKGQHVICADPKVLDRHLKAAGRGGLEVDVSKLIWTPYKEQG
- the LOC122308941 gene encoding uncharacterized protein LOC122308941; this translates as MGNEYNRFHHQGLHLYSRTTFLPILCSRTSMKDVAILPKWEDRSVSSDDPLSPKIGCMGQVKRNNRVVGFPTSQKLTLTTKHNANSSSSSNSNDSVKYSKLMKLFSCKSLAATTTATTVTAPATTVRCRSRRRVNMSGAIGRKSNHSSENRVSTSIVDLDPPLPVIKRVQKPQGEEVDNLWKRRSGGVALKTLQLQQIHHPKHHLQPTTV